The Clostridium botulinum BKT015925 genome includes the window ATTGTAATGATTGTTCCCATTGATATGGCAGATTATGCATTAGCAGAAACGGCATGGTCATCATATTCTGGAGATCCTATATTATTTATAAAGAGAGATGAGGTTCCAAAGGAAACGTCGGAATCATTACATTTAAGGCATGGAGGATCTTATATGTATCTCTTAGGTAATGATAAGCTTATTCACAATAATACAAAACAAGAGCTTTTAAAGCATGGACATCTTCAACATATTTCATTAGGAGAGAGCATATATGCTCAATCAACTAGTTTTGCAGTGTTTAGAGACATAGGAAAAAATTCTGCATGGTGGATAGATAAAAACCCTAGACAGTTTGGATGGGGAATATCAGAAGCTGGACATAATTTCATTTTTGTGAATCCTGATGAATGGCAAAGTGCTGTTGCCGCATCTGGACTTAGCTTTAAGTCAAAATGTGGACCTATGATATTAATAGAAAATAATAAAATTCCTCAAGATGTAATAAATTATTTAAAGGTTGTAAAACCTATGAAGACTCATCCACAAGGACAAATATATAATTCTGGTTGGATTATTGGAGAAGAAAGAAGTATAAATAAAAATATTCAATCACAATTAGATGAGTTTTTAGACTATGAGGAGGATTAAAAAATGGTAGATAGTACTGAAAACATGAGAAGACGTAAAAATGAAATAGAAAAAGAAAACCAATTCCAGCAACAAATGAAACAACGATTAGAGAACCTGCCAAGGTTTGGATATAAGACAGTTAGATATTTTAGTGATAAACAAACTATGCAAAAAGCAATAGATGACTTAATGAATAATAATATAATGAATTTAAATAGTAAAACTTTAAGTGATAACTATATTCAAGAAATATATGATATGCATATATTTACACTTAAAGAAGGTACGTACACTATAACGTCAGCTATTGCAGGAGGAGTACTTGGTATAGTATTATCTATATTTCATGCAAAAAGTAAGATCACTTTTCCTATATTTAATCCAGTATCAGCAGGAGGAAGTGCAGTTAATATAATTTTAGGTTTTGGTATTGGCTTTGTTTTATTTGCTACATTTACAGCCATTCTAATGTTATATAGACCTATTAAAACAGTAAAACAAGGTTACTGTATGTTAACTATATATTCGAGTATTGAAGATAAACAAAACATAGAAAATTATTTAAAAAAATATGACCCAATAGAATTGCAATAGGTAATACTAATAAAACACCATTTAGGTAATACTAAATGGTCAGATTGTTCAAAAAGCCTCCATGTAATTGGAGGCTTTTACTTTCGTCAAATATCTTTTATGCGATAGCATTTAAAAAGTTGCTAGTTTTGTGTAATGATTTGGTATAAAT containing:
- a CDS encoding cell wall-binding repeat-containing protein — encoded protein: MITSEGLKKKFKIVLGIEIIIAIIIIYVMCFYKPNYYSKFSENSFKVKQNMSTSNTTRISGKDFYETAISISQLNYPATVPDNRPNAVILVRGDKKEDAILSSRLMHDPINAPILYINKKDIPKVTLDEIKRLDPKGIRIDGNNKIIIIGDIDDSIKNQLKKNHFKFRHIKGKDSFSLGKNIDDYYSALNGNHKDIVMIVPIDMADYALAETAWSSYSGDPILFIKRDEVPKETSESLHLRHGGSYMYLLGNDKLIHNNTKQELLKHGHLQHISLGESIYAQSTSFAVFRDIGKNSAWWIDKNPRQFGWGISEAGHNFIFVNPDEWQSAVAASGLSFKSKCGPMILIENNKIPQDVINYLKVVKPMKTHPQGQIYNSGWIIGEERSINKNIQSQLDEFLDYEED